From Lycium ferocissimum isolate CSIRO_LF1 unplaced genomic scaffold, AGI_CSIRO_Lferr_CH_V1 ctg2926, whole genome shotgun sequence, the proteins below share one genomic window:
- the LOC132043853 gene encoding probable LRR receptor-like serine/threonine-protein kinase At3g47570 produces MRNPIYKEVKKKKRVLTSLYILLGIGSLFALVVVYVVLRLRKTKKNVSQADVSLVKGHERISYYELEQATEGFNESNLLGNGSFSMVYKGILKDGTLLAAKVFNVQLESAFKSCDTECKILRNLRHRNLTKVITSCSNLDFKALVLEYMPNGTLDKWLYTHNLFLNLLQRLDIMIDIASAMDYLHTGYSTPVVHCDLKPSNVLLDQEMSMDKME; encoded by the exons ATGCGTAACCCAATCTACAAAGAagtcaaaaagaagaaaagagtgcttacaagtttatatattttgttagGGATTGGATCACTCTTCGCATTGGTTGTTGTATATGTGGTGTTAAGATTGAGAAAGACAAAGAAGAATGTAAGTCAAGCAGATGTTTCTCTGGTAAAAGGGCATGAAAGAATTTCCTATTATGAACTTGAACAAGCAACAGAAGGATTCAATGAAAGCAACTTGCTTGGTAATGGGAGTTTCAGCATGGTCTACAAAGGGATACTTAAGGATGGTACCCTTTTGGCAGCAAAGGTATTCAATGTCCAATTGGAAAGTGCATTCAAAAGTTGTGACACGGAATGTAAGATACTTCGGAACCTTCGCCATAGAAATCTAACCAAAGTCATCACCAGCTGCTCCAACCTTGATTTCAAGGCCCTCGTGTTAGAATACATGCCCAATGGGACACTTGATAAATGGTTATACACTCACAACTTGTTCTTGAACTTATTGCAGAGATTGGATATAATGATAGATATTGCATCTGCAATGGACTATCTCCATACAGGCTATTCAACACCTGTGGTGCATTGTGACTTGAAGCCAAGCAATGTCTTGCTTGATCAAGAAATG AGTATGGACAAGATGGAATAG
- the LOC132043854 gene encoding LRR receptor-like serine/threonine-protein kinase GSO2: MQLHGTIPPHLGNLSFLVSLDISNNTFHGDFPEELAHLQRLKLINVTSNNFTGSIPSFLSFLPNLQYMYLSMNQFWGEIPSSLSNLTKLEVLRINKKILKGEIHWEIGDLRYFTVLDLQFNQLTGSIPTSIFNITTMRIIALSYNNLTGKLPATICDHLPNLEGLYLSGNSLDGVIPPNLEKCRKLQVLALSENEFIGTVPRELANLTALTILDVTTLHLEGEIPMELGNLKKLKRLSLSQNGFAGSIPASIFNVSTLQVLELHFNKLRRLELGHNSFTGPIPESLGNLQYLEHLNLEGNNFFGDSVLSFLASLTNCRNLRALCFSENPLNGVLPASIGNFSTSLQSFDVLNCKLKGLIPPEIGNLTRVIEMDLFNNELSGHIPNTVQGMLNLQEFYLQSNKIEGTIPDDICNLKNLGALYLSGNHFSGSVPSCLGNVTNLRYLNLDYNRLISSLPASLGSLQDLLEFNVSSNLLSGHIPLEFGNLKVAILIDLSKNDISGKIPSTLGGLDRLSKLSLAHNRLDRPIPDSLARCWHWIS, translated from the exons ATGCAACTTCATGGTACCATTCCTCCACACCTTGGAAACCTCTCATTTCTCGTCTCCCTCGACATCAGTAACAACACTTTCCATGGAGATTTCCCAGAAGAGTTGGCTCATTTGCAGAGGTTGAAATTGATTAATGTCACAAGCAATAACTTCACTGGTTCCATTCCATCATTTTTAAGTTTCTTACCTAACCTTCAATACATGTATCTTTCGATGAATCAATTTTGGGGGGAAATTCCATCTTCCCTTTCCAATCTAACAAAGCTGGAAGTGTtgagaataaataaaaaaattctcaaaGGAGAGATCCATTGGGAAATCGGTGATCTTCGTTACTTTACTGTCCTAGACCTGCAATTCAATCAACTTACTGGCTCTATACCAACATCAATCTTCAACATTACAACGATGCGAATCATTGCTCTTTCCTATAACAATCTTACCGGTAAGCTTCCAGCAACTATATGCGACCATCTTCCAAACTTGGAAGGGCTTTACCTCTCAGGCAACTCCCTAGATGGAGTTATTCCACCAAACCTGGAGAAATGCAGAAAGCTTCAAGTCTTGGCATTGTCTGAAAATGAGTTTATTGGAACTGTACCAAGAGAGCTAGCCAACTTAACAGCTCTTACAATATTAGATGTGACAACTCTGCATCTGGAAG GAGAGATACCAATGGAGCTAGGTAATCTTAAGAAACTAAAAAGACTGTCATTATCCCAGAATGGGTTTGCTGGTTCTATACCTGCAAGCATTTTCAACGTGTCAACACTGCAGGTCCTAGAACTTCATTTCAACAA ACTTAGAAGACTTGAGCTCGGACACAACAGCTTCACTGGTCCAATTCCTGAGTCACTTGGTAACTTACAATACCTTGAGCATCTAAACTTGGAGGGGAATAATTTCTTCGGAGATTCAGTATTGAGCTTTCTTGCATCATTGACAAACTGTAGGAATCTAAGAGCACTCTGCTTTTCTGAAAATCCATTGAATGGTGTTTTGCCTGCATCTATTGGTAATTTCTCCACCTCTCTTCAAAGTTTTGACGTATTGAACTGTAAACTAAAGGGCCTCATTCCTCCAGAAATCGGCAATCTTACTAGAGTGATAGAGATGGATCTGTTTAACAATGAATTGAGTGGACATATTCCAAATACTGTCCAAGGCATGTTGAACCTTCAAGAATTTTACCTACAAAGCAACAAGATTGAAGGAACCATACCAGATGATATCTGCAATTTGAAGAATCTAGGTGCATTGTACTTGTCAGGAAATCATTTTTCTGGTTCGGTGCCCTCATGCTTAGGGAATGTTACCAACCTGAGGTATCTTAATCTAGATTACAACAGGTTGATTTCAAGCTTACCTGCAAGCTTGGGGAGCCTTCAAGACCTTCTAGAATTCAATGTTTCATCCAATTTATTAAGTGGTCATATTCCTCTGGAGTTTGGAAATTTAAAGGTTGCGATACTCATTGATTTGTCAAAAAATGATATTTCTGGTAAGATTCCTAGCACTCTAGGGGGTCTAGATAGATTGAGTAAACTTTCTCTAGCACATAATAGATTAGATAGGCCTATTCCAGATTCTTTGGCAAGATGTTGGCATTggatttcttga